CGGTCTTTCCTTCGCCAGAGGAGAATATTTAACTATTTACGATGCTGAAGATATTCCCGATCCCGACCAACTCAAAAAAGCAATTTATGCCTTTAGAAATGGCTCGCCGGATTTAGTTTGCGTCCAAGCTGCGCTCAATTACTATAACCGCGATGAAAATTTTTTGACGCGGATGTTTACCTTAGAATATTCCTATTGGTTTGACTATCTATTACCAGGATTAGAAACTTTAGGGCTACCGATCCCCCTGGGAGGAACGAGCAATCATTTTCGTACCGATCGCCTGCGTGAATTAGGCGGTTGGGACCCTTTCAACGTCACCGAAGATGCAGATCTCGGAATTCGTGCCAGCAAGCGGGGATATACAGTAGGGGTGATTAACTCCACGACTTATGAGGAAGCTAACTGCGAGTTTAAAAACTGGGTTCGGCAGCGATCGCGCTGGATTAAAGGCTACATGCAAACATGGTTAGTCCACAATCGCGCCCCCCTTAAATCGCTACGGAAACTAGGCTTAAAAAGCTGGCTTGCCTACCAATTTTTAATTGGAGGCACGGTGCTGATTTTTCTAATTAGTCCGATCTTGTGGGTGTTATTGATCTATTGGCTTGCCACCCGCGCTTATTGGTTAGAAAATTTAATTCCTGGATGGGTTTTATATATTTCTTTATTCAATCTTAGTATTAGCAATGCTTTAGGTATATATTTGAATATGATTGCAGTATTTCGGCGACGCTACTATAAACTTTTATTGTATGCGTTGCTCAATCCTTTATATTGGCAGTTCCATTCCATAGCCGCTTATCTGGCTTTATGGCAATTGTTCGCCAAACCTTATTATTGGGAAAAAACTATTCATGGACTTAGTAAATTTACCAAAACATATTTACAATTCTCCGAGTAATCGGCTCGCCCAATCGTTGCAAAAATCAGAGGAAGGCGATCGCGCTAGCGGACTATGATAAAAAGCAAAAATAATAAAATTGGGTTAAATCAAAGTCGGGAGTCGGGAGTCGGGAGTCGGGAGTTGCTAGAAAGAAATAGGAAAGAGGATGATTCTAAATCTTCCTTGTCTCCCTTGTCTCCCTTGTCTTCATATCTCCCGCTTTTAGCGTGGATAGTTATACCCCTACTAACAATACTTTCAGGTTGTGCTTTCCAGTCGCCTGAAGTTGTTACCAACAATACGAAAACAGTAGAAGACATTACCCAAACTGCTACGTCAACCACTGCTGCGATCCCCAGAACGGTAAAGACAACTCCAGTAGATAGGCAAGTACTCCAACAGCTAGAAGGGCGACTTTACCAACAGTTGCAAGTGCTGATGGCAAAAGCACAAGGAGCAAGACCTGATGGCTATGTCTATACAGTAGACTTGAGCCAAATCCTCTACTATGCAGCTGGAAAAAAAGACTCTAGACTGTATCTTCCCTTGCGAGATTTTGCAACTCGTAACTTGATAATCGATAAAAAATCAGACCCTTACACGAAAGGATTTGTGCTTTGGCGTTATCGCGATGGTGCGCCTGCTGATGCATCGGGAACGACAGAAGCTTTACGCCTGGCAGAAAGTTTGTGGCTGGGTAGCCAAACATTAGGAGATGAAACAGATCGCCAACTGGCAATGTCGATTTTGCAAGGATATACCCGTCACGCTCAAATAGACCACGATAAATGGTTAATCCGCAACTATTTTAACTTGCAAACCCGCGCCTTTGCCAATAACTCCTTTCTCGTCGGCTACGACCCAGATTTATTGAAAATTGTCGCTCAAGTGACGGGCGATCGCGAGTTAAAGTCAGTGGCGCAAAAATCTTACGCCACAATTCGCGAAGCAGCAACCCCTTCAGGATTGTTGTATGACATCATTCAACCAGAAGTATTGACCCTAGTACCAGAACTCAAACAACTAGCAATTTTCTCTCCCAATGATGTCGTGAAGCTAGCTAATACCTGTACTGTAGCAGAGAGAGCCGTGGAGGAAGCGCCGGAAGTCGGACAGCGAGTCATCCGCTTTGCCTTAGCACGAATGCCCAATCTCAATACATATTATTACGGGCGCGATGGAGAACCAGTTATTCCACAAAAAGCAGAAATTCCTACATATGCTTGCTTGGTTAGGTTATCGGCAAAATTGAAGGAAGAAAAAGCCATGTATGCCTTCCTCAACCCCTTTGTCAACCATGCAGAGTTCATGGCACAAAACATCAACCAGTTTAGCCTTTACACCGTAGGTGAAGCGCTATTGGCTCTCCAATCAGTTTCTCAGTTCAATCCACCTGGAAGTCGCGATCGGCTCCAAAGTTCGAGCGTTTCTATGAGAGGTAGGGTATAGGGAAGGACAAGGAGGACAAGGGAGACAAGGGGGACAAGGGGGATAAGGGAGAAAGAAATTTACAATCTCCACACCCCACACCCTACACCCTATCAACACGCACCACACCCCACACCCCACACCCTTTCTTCGGGAGGGGGAGAGCGGGAGAGTGGGGGCGCAACTACCAACTACCAACTACCAACTACCAATTCCCCACACCCTACACCCTGTTTGCTGATAACTGGTCACTGGTCACTGGTCACTGTAAACTGGTGTAAACGATTTGTAGTGTCATTAGGAAAGATCGATCGCCCGTGCGGAAAATAGTTATTGCTGGCAACTGGAAAATGTTCAAGACCCAGGCAGAATCCCAAGAGTTTTTACTAGGATTTTTGCCGTACCTGGTGGAAACTCCTCCAGAAAGAGAAGTGGTGTTGTGCGTTCCTTTTACGGACTTAAGCATCATGTCGAAGAATATGCACGGTACGAGAGTACAGCTAGGAGCGCAAAACGTCCATTGGGAAGCGTCAGGGGCTTATACGGGTGAAATCTCTGCTCCCATGCTGCTAGAAGTTGGCGTGCGTTATGTTGTTATTGGACATAGCGAACGACGGCAATTTTTTGGTGAAACCGATGAAACGGTAAATTTACGGCTGAAAGCAGCTCAAAGTTTCGGTCTGACCCCAATTTTATGTGTAGGTGAATCGAAGCAACAACGGGATGCGGGCGAAACTGAATCCCTGATTTCAATGCAGTTGCAAAAAGATTTAGTGGATATCGACCAGCACAACTTGATCGTTGCCTACGAACCAATTTGGGCAATTGGTACGGGAGATACTTGTGAAGCCAAGGAAGCCAATCGCGTTATCGGTTTAATTCGCAGTCAGTTGAGCAATCCTGATGTACCGATTCAATACGGTGGTTCTGTGAAACCCAACAACATCGACGAAATTATGGCACAGCCAGAAATTGATGGTGCGTTGGTTGGGGGTGCGAGTCTGGAACCTGATGGTTTTGCTCGGATTGTCAATTACAAATAGTGTCGTACCGTAGGGGCGGGTTTTTTGAGGATGACTGTACCATACAAACATTTTTGCGGTTAAACCCGCCCTGACCTAACGTTTGGGTTGTAATTGACCAGATTAATGTCACGCAAAGACGAGCCAGCACCGTGCGGGGTTTCCCCCCGTTGAGGTGACTGGCGTAGCGAAGGCGCGAAGATAGGAAGGGTTTCCGTGGTTTGTAGGGGGGATCCTTCTCAAAAATTTTTAAGTGAAAATGGTTGTCCAAAGTTCTTTGGTTATTCGCGATCGCTCTTTTGAGTGGGGTAAGCGTACCTATATTATGGGGGTGCTGAATGTCACGCCTGACAGTTTTAGCGATGGTGGTGAGTTCGATCGCCCTAGCGCGGCTTTGGAGCAAGCGCAGCGTCTCGTAGCAGCGGGTGCAGATATTATTGATATTGGCGGGCAGTCAACTCGTCCAGGGGCGATAGAAGTTTCTGTAGCAGAAGAATTAGAACGGGTACTATCGGTGGTGCAATTGTTGCGTCCTGCAATTTCCGTGCCGATCTCTGTAGATACGACTAGAGCGGCTGTAGCTAGGGCGGCGATCGCCTCGGGAGCGGATATAGTTAACGATATTTCTGGGGGAGTGTTTGACCCAGAAATGCTGGCTACGGTGGCAAAATTGGGTGTACCAATTGTCCTCATGCATATGCGCGGTACGCCGCAAACAATGCAACAACTGACGGATTACGAGGATTTAATTGGGGAAATCTATCAGTTTCTTGAAAGTCGCGTTGCAAATGCGATCGCTTCTGGGATCGATCCTGCTCGAATTATTATCGATCCCGGGATTGGTTTTGCTAAGAAATACCATCAAAGTATCGAAATTCTGCGTCGTTTGTCAGAATTTCGCGCTCTGAATTGTCCCATATTAGTTGGCGCATCGCGTAAAAGTTTTATCGGTCATATTTTAGAGCAACCCGACCCAAAAGCACGAGTCTGGGGGACGGCAGCGGCTTGTTGCGGGGCGATCGCTAACGGTACAGATATTGTGCGCGTCCACGATGTCAAAGAAATGCATGATGTTTGTCGTGTGGCTGATGTTTTGTTTAGGAGTGAGGAGTGACTGGTGGAACCAGTGGCTAGTAGCTGGTGGAACCAGTAGTAAATAGGGTGTAGGGTGTAGGGTGTGGGGTGTAGTGAGCGGTGCGTGAATTTTGAATTGCTCCCTCAGTTCCCTCAGCTCCCTCAGCTCTCTTTCCCCTGCTCCCTGCTCCCTGCTCCCTGCCCCCTCATTTCTTGCCACAAAGCCTGATGCTGCTGTATTGCATCTGGAGTTAGGGGGCGCAAAAATTCGCTTTTGTCCAGAATATTATCATTTGGTACTAGGAGAGGGCGTAGTTCTGCTTGAATGTTCTCGGGATCGATCTGGAAGGGAATTGGTGAATTCGTTCTACCAAAGAGCAGAATTTGTCGAGCGATCTGGGGTTGCCAGCAAAAATCAATCCATTGGTATTCTAAAGCGCGATCGCTGTTTGCCTGTATCGGATTTG
This window of the Chroococcidiopsis thermalis PCC 7203 genome carries:
- the tpiA gene encoding triose-phosphate isomerase; the encoded protein is MRKIVIAGNWKMFKTQAESQEFLLGFLPYLVETPPEREVVLCVPFTDLSIMSKNMHGTRVQLGAQNVHWEASGAYTGEISAPMLLEVGVRYVVIGHSERRQFFGETDETVNLRLKAAQSFGLTPILCVGESKQQRDAGETESLISMQLQKDLVDIDQHNLIVAYEPIWAIGTGDTCEAKEANRVIGLIRSQLSNPDVPIQYGGSVKPNNIDEIMAQPEIDGALVGGASLEPDGFARIVNYK
- the folP gene encoding dihydropteroate synthase, whose translation is MVVQSSLVIRDRSFEWGKRTYIMGVLNVTPDSFSDGGEFDRPSAALEQAQRLVAAGADIIDIGGQSTRPGAIEVSVAEELERVLSVVQLLRPAISVPISVDTTRAAVARAAIASGADIVNDISGGVFDPEMLATVAKLGVPIVLMHMRGTPQTMQQLTDYEDLIGEIYQFLESRVANAIASGIDPARIIIDPGIGFAKKYHQSIEILRRLSEFRALNCPILVGASRKSFIGHILEQPDPKARVWGTAAACCGAIANGTDIVRVHDVKEMHDVCRVADVLFRSEE